A single region of the Salvia splendens isolate huo1 chromosome 18, SspV2, whole genome shotgun sequence genome encodes:
- the LOC121775966 gene encoding protein LPA3 isoform X1, whose translation MALLSFPTVSWFPVVHSQLNSGSSRNLAAFKFGVGKSNNSMEFETQFPSDYDELLKQAKAATELAIKNKKQLMEIEFPTSGLDSVPGDGEGGIEMTGSLQLIRQYCDLLVSPEKTTRTRVFLPEANEVEFARKSVFGGSSLKLDYLTKPSFFEDFGFMSKVKMADRVKPEDQLFLVGYPYFNVNAEMLVVEELYKEAVVETSRNLIIFNGELDRIRSGYYPAFFYPKLAALTLSFFPKMETVYYIHNFKGRNGGVLFRCYPGPWRVLKKMRNEYICVHQQEMMPSLKEVALEILPSA comes from the exons ATGGCATTGTTAAGTTTCCCAACCGTTTCTTGGTTTCCCGTTGTACACTCACAG tTAAATTCGGGATCGTCGCGAAATCTTGCGGCTTTCAAATTTGGAGTCGGGAAGAGCAACAATTCAATGGAATTCGAAACCCAGTTTCCGAGTGATTATGATGAACTACTTAAGCAA GCTAAAGCAGCCACTGAATTGGCAATAAAGAACAAGAAACAGCTGATG GAAATAGAATTTCCTACCTCGGGTCTGGACTCTGTGCCAG GCGATGGTGAAGGTGGTATAGAAATGACGGGGAGCTTACAACTCATTCGTCAATACTGTGACCTTCTTGTTAGTCCTGAGAAAACCACCCGCACTAGAGTT TTCTTGCCCGAGGCCAATGAAGTCGAGTTTGCAAGAAAATCAGTTTTTGGAGGTTCTTCTCTCAAATTAGACTACTTAACAAAACCATCATTCTTTGAAGATTTTGGTTTCATGTCCAAGGTTAAAATGGCTGACCGAGTAAAGCCAGAAGACCAACTCTTCCTAGTTGGCTATCCATATTTCAATGTTAATG CAGAGATGCTGGTGGTGGAAGAACTGTACAAAGAGGCTGTAGTTGAGACGTCTCGAAATCTGATTATTTTCAACGGGGAGCTGGATAGAATAAGATCAGGCT ATTATCCTGCATTCTTCTATCCAAAGCTAGCTGCACTCACCCTATCATTTTTCCCCAAGATGGAGACCGTCTATTATATTCACAACTTTAAAGGACGGAACGGGGGTGTGCTCTTCAG gtGCTATCCTGGACCATGGAGGGTTCTAAAGAAAATGAGAAACGAATACATATGTGTGCATCAACAGGAAATGATGCCATCACTCAAGGAAGTTGCCTTGGAAATTCTTCCTTCCGCATGA
- the LOC121775966 gene encoding protein LPA3 isoform X4, which translates to MEFETQFPSDYDELLKQAKAATELAIKNKKQLMEIEFPTSGLDSVPGDGEGGIEMTGSLQLIRQYCDLLVSPEKTTRTRVFLPEANEVEFARKSVFGGSSLKLDYLTKPSFFEDFGFMSKVKMADRVKPEDQLFLVGYPYFNVNAEMLVVEELYKEAVVETSRNLIIFNGELDRIRSGYYPAFFYPKLAALTLSFFPKMETVYYIHNFKGRNGGVLFRCYPGPWRVLKKMRNEYICVHQQEMMPSLKEVALEILPSA; encoded by the exons ATGGAATTCGAAACCCAGTTTCCGAGTGATTATGATGAACTACTTAAGCAA GCTAAAGCAGCCACTGAATTGGCAATAAAGAACAAGAAACAGCTGATG GAAATAGAATTTCCTACCTCGGGTCTGGACTCTGTGCCAG GCGATGGTGAAGGTGGTATAGAAATGACGGGGAGCTTACAACTCATTCGTCAATACTGTGACCTTCTTGTTAGTCCTGAGAAAACCACCCGCACTAGAGTT TTCTTGCCCGAGGCCAATGAAGTCGAGTTTGCAAGAAAATCAGTTTTTGGAGGTTCTTCTCTCAAATTAGACTACTTAACAAAACCATCATTCTTTGAAGATTTTGGTTTCATGTCCAAGGTTAAAATGGCTGACCGAGTAAAGCCAGAAGACCAACTCTTCCTAGTTGGCTATCCATATTTCAATGTTAATG CAGAGATGCTGGTGGTGGAAGAACTGTACAAAGAGGCTGTAGTTGAGACGTCTCGAAATCTGATTATTTTCAACGGGGAGCTGGATAGAATAAGATCAGGCT ATTATCCTGCATTCTTCTATCCAAAGCTAGCTGCACTCACCCTATCATTTTTCCCCAAGATGGAGACCGTCTATTATATTCACAACTTTAAAGGACGGAACGGGGGTGTGCTCTTCAG gtGCTATCCTGGACCATGGAGGGTTCTAAAGAAAATGAGAAACGAATACATATGTGTGCATCAACAGGAAATGATGCCATCACTCAAGGAAGTTGCCTTGGAAATTCTTCCTTCCGCATGA
- the LOC121775966 gene encoding uncharacterized protein LOC121775966 isoform X3 translates to MALLSFPTVSWFPVVHSQLNSGSSRNLAAFKFGVGKSNNSMEFETQFPSDYDELLKQAKAATELAIKNKKQLMEIEFPTSGLDSVPGDGEGGIEMTGSLQLIRQYCDLLFLPEANEVEFARKSVFGGSSLKLDYLTKPSFFEDFGFMSKVKMADRVKPEDQLFLVGYPYFNVNAEMLVVEELYKEAVVETSRNLIIFNGELDRIRSGYYPAFFYPKLAALTLSFFPKMETVYYIHNFKGRNGGVLFRCYPGPWRVLKKMRNEYICVHQQEMMPSLKEVALEILPSA, encoded by the exons ATGGCATTGTTAAGTTTCCCAACCGTTTCTTGGTTTCCCGTTGTACACTCACAG tTAAATTCGGGATCGTCGCGAAATCTTGCGGCTTTCAAATTTGGAGTCGGGAAGAGCAACAATTCAATGGAATTCGAAACCCAGTTTCCGAGTGATTATGATGAACTACTTAAGCAA GCTAAAGCAGCCACTGAATTGGCAATAAAGAACAAGAAACAGCTGATG GAAATAGAATTTCCTACCTCGGGTCTGGACTCTGTGCCAG GCGATGGTGAAGGTGGTATAGAAATGACGGGGAGCTTACAACTCATTCGTCAATACTGTGACCTTCTT TTCTTGCCCGAGGCCAATGAAGTCGAGTTTGCAAGAAAATCAGTTTTTGGAGGTTCTTCTCTCAAATTAGACTACTTAACAAAACCATCATTCTTTGAAGATTTTGGTTTCATGTCCAAGGTTAAAATGGCTGACCGAGTAAAGCCAGAAGACCAACTCTTCCTAGTTGGCTATCCATATTTCAATGTTAATG CAGAGATGCTGGTGGTGGAAGAACTGTACAAAGAGGCTGTAGTTGAGACGTCTCGAAATCTGATTATTTTCAACGGGGAGCTGGATAGAATAAGATCAGGCT ATTATCCTGCATTCTTCTATCCAAAGCTAGCTGCACTCACCCTATCATTTTTCCCCAAGATGGAGACCGTCTATTATATTCACAACTTTAAAGGACGGAACGGGGGTGTGCTCTTCAG gtGCTATCCTGGACCATGGAGGGTTCTAAAGAAAATGAGAAACGAATACATATGTGTGCATCAACAGGAAATGATGCCATCACTCAAGGAAGTTGCCTTGGAAATTCTTCCTTCCGCATGA
- the LOC121775966 gene encoding protein LPA3 isoform X2: MALLSFPTVSWFPVVHSQLNSGSSRNLAAFKFGVGKSNNSMEFETQFPSDYDELLKQAKAATELAIKNKKQLMEIEFPTSGLDSVPGDGEGGIEMTGSLQLIRQYCDLLVSPEKTTRTRVFLPEANEVEFARKSVFGGSSLKLDYLTKPSFFEDFGFMSKVKMADRVKPEDQLFLVGYPYFNVNEMLVVEELYKEAVVETSRNLIIFNGELDRIRSGYYPAFFYPKLAALTLSFFPKMETVYYIHNFKGRNGGVLFRCYPGPWRVLKKMRNEYICVHQQEMMPSLKEVALEILPSA, from the exons ATGGCATTGTTAAGTTTCCCAACCGTTTCTTGGTTTCCCGTTGTACACTCACAG tTAAATTCGGGATCGTCGCGAAATCTTGCGGCTTTCAAATTTGGAGTCGGGAAGAGCAACAATTCAATGGAATTCGAAACCCAGTTTCCGAGTGATTATGATGAACTACTTAAGCAA GCTAAAGCAGCCACTGAATTGGCAATAAAGAACAAGAAACAGCTGATG GAAATAGAATTTCCTACCTCGGGTCTGGACTCTGTGCCAG GCGATGGTGAAGGTGGTATAGAAATGACGGGGAGCTTACAACTCATTCGTCAATACTGTGACCTTCTTGTTAGTCCTGAGAAAACCACCCGCACTAGAGTT TTCTTGCCCGAGGCCAATGAAGTCGAGTTTGCAAGAAAATCAGTTTTTGGAGGTTCTTCTCTCAAATTAGACTACTTAACAAAACCATCATTCTTTGAAGATTTTGGTTTCATGTCCAAGGTTAAAATGGCTGACCGAGTAAAGCCAGAAGACCAACTCTTCCTAGTTGGCTATCCATATTTCAATGTTAATG AGATGCTGGTGGTGGAAGAACTGTACAAAGAGGCTGTAGTTGAGACGTCTCGAAATCTGATTATTTTCAACGGGGAGCTGGATAGAATAAGATCAGGCT ATTATCCTGCATTCTTCTATCCAAAGCTAGCTGCACTCACCCTATCATTTTTCCCCAAGATGGAGACCGTCTATTATATTCACAACTTTAAAGGACGGAACGGGGGTGTGCTCTTCAG gtGCTATCCTGGACCATGGAGGGTTCTAAAGAAAATGAGAAACGAATACATATGTGTGCATCAACAGGAAATGATGCCATCACTCAAGGAAGTTGCCTTGGAAATTCTTCCTTCCGCATGA